In Oncorhynchus gorbuscha isolate QuinsamMale2020 ecotype Even-year linkage group LG02, OgorEven_v1.0, whole genome shotgun sequence, a single genomic region encodes these proteins:
- the LOC123995525 gene encoding extensin-like: MVPPHHYHTPPLQYHTPPPPPTPHHYHTPPPPPTPLPRPASPLPHPAPSTHTTTTPASPLPHPAPPPPSTHAPSTHAPSTRPHHPRPPLPRPTTTTPHHYHAPPLPRPTTTTPHHYHAPHHPPHTPHHYHTPHHYHTPHHYHTPTTTTRPTTTTRPTTTTRPTTTHAPPLPHAPPLPHAHHYHTPHHYHTPHHYHTPTTTTRPTTTTRPTTTTRPTTSTHAPPLPHPTTTTPRPFTHTPPPPPTPHPAPSTHAPPLPHPASPLPHPVPPLPHPAPSTHTTQLPHPASSTHTTTTPRLTTTTPRPSTHTTPRPSTHSLHYHTPPLHPHRTTTTPRLIHPHHYHAPPHHYHTPPLHPRPTTTTPRLTTTTPRPSTHTTPRPLHPRPTTTTPCLTTTTPSPSTTTPRPLHPHRTTTTPRLIHPHHYHARLTTTTPRPSTHAPPLPHPASSTHTTTTPRLTTTTPAPSTHTTPRPSTHPRPAPSTHAPPLPLHPHHAPPPPPTPHHYHTPPPPLHPASSTPPQPPSCILPSEQLC, encoded by the exons ATGgtcccaccacaccactaccacaccCCACCCCTCCAATACCACACCCCGCCCCCTCCACCCACgccccaccactaccacacccCGCCCCCTCCACCCACACCACTACCACGCCCCGCCTCACCACTACCACACCCCGCCCCCTCCACCCACACCACTACCACGCCCGCCTCACCACTACCACACCCCGCCCCTCCACCCCCGTCCACCCACGCCCCGTCCACCCACGCCCCGTCCACCCGCCCCCACCACCCACGCCCACCACTACCACGCCCCACCACTACCACGCCCCACCACTACCACGCCCCACCACTACCACGCCCCACCACTACCACGCCCCACCACTACCACGCCCCCCACCACCCACCACACACGCCCCACCACTACCACACGCCCCACCACTACCACACGCCCCACCACTACCACACGCCCACCACTACCACACGCCCCACCACTACCACACGCCCCACCACTACCACACGCCCCACCACTACCCACGCCCCACCACTACCACACGCCCCACCACTACCACACGCCCACCACTACCACACGCCCCACCACTACCACACGCCCCACCACTACCACACGCCCACCACTACCACACGCCCCACCACTACCACACGCCCCACCACTACCACACGCCCCACCACCTCCACCCACgccccaccactaccacaccccaccactaccacacccCGCCCCTTCACccacaccccaccaccaccacccacgcCACACCCCGCCCCCTCCACCCACgccccaccactaccacacccTGCCTCACCACTACCACACCCAGTCCCTCCACTACCACACCCCGCCCCCTCCACCCacaccacacaactaccacaccCCGCCTCCTCCACCCACACCACTACCACGCCCCGCCTCACCACTACCACGCCCCGCCCCTCCACCCACACCACACCCCGCCCCTCCACCCAC TCCCTCCACTACcacaccccccccctccacccacaCCGCACAACTACCACACCCCGCCTCATCCACCCACACCACTACCACGCCCCGCCTCACCACTACCACACCCCGCCCCTCCACCCACgccccaccactaccacacccCGCCTCACCACTACCACGCCCCGCCCCTCCACCCACACCACGCCCCGCCCCCTCCACCCACgccccaccactaccacacccTGCCTCACCACTACCACACCCAGTCCCTCCACTACCACACCCCGCCCCCTCCACCCACACCGCACAACTACCACACCCCGCCTCATCCACCCACACCACTACCACGCCCGCCTCACCACTACCACACCCCGCCCCTCCACCCACgccccaccactaccacacccCGCCTCCTCCACCCACACCACTACCACGCCCCGCCTCACCACTACCACACCCGCCCCTTCCACCCACACCACACCCCGCCCCTCCACCCACCCACGCCCCGCCCCCTCCACCCACGCCCCACCACTACCCCTCCACCCACACCACGCCCCGCCGCCTCCACCCACgccccaccactaccacacccCGCCCCCTCCACTCCACCCAGCCTCCTCCACTCCACCCCAGCCCCCATCCTGTATCCTTCCTTCAGAACAACTCTGCTGA